One part of the Perognathus longimembris pacificus isolate PPM17 chromosome 10, ASM2315922v1, whole genome shotgun sequence genome encodes these proteins:
- the Pde12 gene encoding 2',5'-phosphodiesterase 12, whose protein sequence is MWRLPGFRAVLRRVRKAVEQCSRTEAAPDPALAAMERAVVRCVPSEPKLSLSFALADGSHKNMQRDQSEPLGRALNRIATNALKGHAKAAAAKKSRKNRPGASGGAACAGSGPEPAAACEPVVKLYYREEAVAEDVLNVDAWQDGAVLQIGDVKYKVERNPPAFTELQLPRYIMAGFPVCPKLTLEFGDPAGSLFRWYKESKPGAAESEGSGSSSLPPPTAPPTWTETGVEERVYTPCNADIGLRLKLRCTPGNGQRFGPSRELESVCPVEAGPGTCTFDHRHLYTKKVTEDALIRTVSYNILADTYAQTEFSRTVLYPYCAPYALELDYRQNLIQKELTGYNADLICLQEVDRAVFSDSLVPALEAFGLEGVFRIKQHEGLATFYRKSKFSLLSQHDISFQEALESDSLHKELLEKLALYPLAQERILQRSSVLQVSVLQSTKDSSKRICVANTHLYWHPKGGYIRLIQMAVALAHIRHVSCDLYPGIPVIFCGDFNSTPSTGMYHFVINGDIAEDHEDWASNGEEERCNMSVSHSFKLKSACGEPAYTNYVGGFHGCLDYIFIDLNALEVEQVIPLPSHEEVTTHQALPSVSHPSDHIAIVCDLKWK, encoded by the exons ATGTGGAGGCTCCCGGGCTTCCGCGCCGTGCTTCGTAGGGTCCGGAAGGCGGTGGAACAGTGCAGCCGCACCGAGGCAGCCCCTGACCCGGCGCTAGCAGCCATGGAGCGCGCTGTAGTGCGCTGTGTGCCCTCGGAGCCCAAGCTGAGCCTGTCCTTTGCGCTGGCCGACGGCAGCCACAAGAACATGCAACGGGACCAGAGCGAGCCGCTGGGCCGGGCCCTCAACCGGATCGCAACCAACGCTCTCAAGGGCCACGCTAAGGCGGCGGCCGCCAAGAAGAGCCGGAAGAATCGACCCGGCGCGAGCGGCGGGGCTGCCTGTGCGGGGAGTGGGCCGGAGCCGGCCGCGGCCTGCGAGCCGGTGGTGAAGCTGTACTACCGTGAGGAGGCCGTGGCCGAGGACGTGCTCAACGTGGACGCCTGGCAGGACGGCGCCGTGCTGCAGATCGGCGATGTCAAGTACAAGGTGGAGCGCAACCCGCCCGCCTTCACCGAGCTGCAGTTGCCGCGGTACATCATGGCGGGCTTCCCGGTGTGTCCTAAACTCACCCTGGAATTTGGGGACCCCGCCGGGTCCCTTTTCCGCTGGTACAAGGAATCCAAGCCGGGAGCGGCGGAGTCTGAGGGCAGTGGCTCCTCGTCCTTGCCTCCCCCCACCGCTCCTCCTACTTGGACCGAGACCGGTGTGGAGGAGCGCGTGTACACCCCGTGCAATGCCGACATCGGGCTGCGGCTGAAGCTTCGATGCACGCCAGGCAATGGGCAGCGCTTCGGGCCGAGCCGGGAGCTGGAGAGTGTGTGCCCAGTGGAGGCCGGGCCTGGCACTTGCACTTTTGATCACCGGCATCTCTACACCAAGAAAGTGACGGAGGACGCGCTCATCCGCACCGTGTCCTACAACATCCTGGCCGACACGTACGCCCAAACTGAGTTCTCGAGGACCGTGCTGTACCCCTACTGTGCCCCCTACGCCCTGGAACTCGACTACCGCCAGAACCTTATCCAGAAGGAACTCACCGGCTACAACGCCGACCTCATCTGTCTGCAGGAGGTTGACCGTGCAGTGTTCTCGGACAGCCTGGTTCCCGCGCTCGAGGCCTTTGGGCTGGAGGGCGTGTTTCGAATCAAGCAACACGAAGGCCTGGCCACTTTCTATCGGAAGTCCAAGTTCAGCCTTCTTAGCCAGCACGACATTTCTTTTCAGGAAGCCCTGGAGTCAGATTCACTTCACAAGGAACTGCTGGAGAAGCTAGCTTTGTACCCTTTGGCGCAAGAGAGGATACTCCAGAGATCCTCGGTCCTCCag GTTTCAGTTCTTCAGTCTACAAAGGATTCTTCTAAAAGGATATGTGTTGCTAATACCCATCTCTACTGGCATCCAAAAG GTGGGTACATTCGACTCATTCAAATGGCTGTAGCTTTGGCTCACATTAGACATGTCTCATGTGACCTGTATCCTGGTATACCAGTTATATTTTGTGGGGACTTTAATAGTACGCCATCAACAGGAATGTATCATTTTGTCATCAATGGTGACATTGCAGAGGATCATGAAGACTGGGCTTCCAATGGGGAAGAGGAAAGATGCAACATGTCTGTCTCACACAGCTTCAAACTGAAGAGTGCTTGTGGTGAACCTGCTTACACAAATTATGTAGGTGGCTTTCATGGATGTCTAGATTACATTTTCATTGACTTAAATGCTTTAGAAGTTGAACAGGTGATTCCATTACCTAGCCATGAAGAAGTTACCACCCACCAGGCCTTACCTAGTGTTTCTCATCCCTCCGATCACATAGCAATTGTATGTGATTTGAAATGGAAGTAG